In Erigeron canadensis isolate Cc75 chromosome 7, C_canadensis_v1, whole genome shotgun sequence, one DNA window encodes the following:
- the LOC122606560 gene encoding receptor-like protein 7: MRIHFCLHIFFIPFYLILFNVSGQCQIRQQSILIQFKNNLTFNSLVSTKLVSWDPNVTTDCCNWIGVNCSTQGQVIGLDLSNETISSPIDDSSALFDLDNLESLNLAGNNFNFSQIPSLFGSLSSLSYLNLSNSRFSGQIPVELSWLTKLEVLDLSEPFSFGSRSLKLEKPNLSTLVQNLTRLTGLYLNNVNISSQRFDWSKGLSSSLLKLEVLSLSNCQLSGPLDDSLQRLQSLSEIRLGLNNLSAPVPDFFASFKNLTVLNLGACNLNGTFPQKVFQLQKLQLLDLSVNMNLFGSLPDFPINGSLRSLVLSNTNFSGGISDTIGNLKNLSRIELPKSNFSGQIPKSMEKLTRLAYLDLSSNNFSGEIPSFQMCKNLTHVDLSRNGLSGTIPSVHFQDLQSLVYVDLRFNAFNGSIPPSLFSLQQVQKIQLSNNNFDGLIPNFSNPSASLLDTLDLRSNRLDGEIPKSLFELGKLSILLLSLNKLSGSIRTIDFQGRLTNLTTLDLSFNNLSIVTTANLTLVNRLPNFSSLKLASCNLQMFPNLRNQSRLINLDLSNNKIEGEIPSWIWRIGNGDLSYLNLSNNRLTGIQEPYHFPDLLVLDLHSNLLSGVIPVPPQTATFIDYSKNRFNSILPAATGTNLSVAYFFSVSDNLLTGPIPDTICNASYLRVLDLSNNNLSGRIPKCLFEFGSSLGVLNLGNNSLSGHIEGTFPSTCGLNTLDLHGNSLEGKIPKSLFNCTMLEVLNLGSNKIYDKYPCSLGNNTNLRVLVLRSNRLYGNVSCGENHHNNWSKLQILDIASNNLSGKVPTESFSHWAAMMTDDLSSKKHLSFRVLQLTEFYYQDTVTVTVKGLEVELVKILTLFTSIDISSNHFSGEIPTTIGRLGALYLLNVSNNEFTGPIPSYMGNLSQLEALDMSRNRLTGVIPQTLTSLTFLSSLNLSYNQLNGRIPTGSQLQTFEENSYLGNKELCGFPLNVTCTSRNLPEQNYEQTFKDSDNGYDWQFILTGVGFGSGAAIVMGPLMMSKKGRHIWDEYTNKLVKMICLALGIHYASCGLFNENKDDETETLDMYESTDESDFESEYDQSKGRYCVFCTKLDFSRKQAIHDTKCSCFDRLNPLSTSSSTTSCSEAESPFTKL, from the coding sequence ATGAGAATCCATTTCTGTTTACACATTTTCTTCATACCATTTTACTTGATTCTGTTTAATGTTTCTGGTCAATGTCAAATCAGACAGCAATCCATCTTGATCCAATTCAAGAACAATCTCACCTTCAATTCTTTAGTTTCAACAAAACTGGTTTCTTGGGACCCAAATGTCACAACAGATTGTTGCAACTGGATAGGTGTCAACTGCAGCACACAGGGTCAGGTTATTGGACTAGATTTAAGCAACGAAACGATATCGAGTCCAATAGATGATTCTAGTGCTCTTTTTGATCTAGACAATCTTGAAAGCCTGAATCTTGCTGGAAATAACTTCAACTTCTCACAGATTCCTTCACTATTCGGTAGTCTTTCAAGTTTGTCGTATTTGAACTTGTCGAATTCAAGGTTTTCGGGTCAGATTCCGGTAGAATTGTCATGGCTGACAAAACTAGAAGTTCTTGATCTTTCTGAGCCTTTCTCATTCGGAAGTCGCTCACTGAAACTGGAGAAACCGAATCTATCAACACTTGTGCAAAACCTCACAAGGTTAACAGGTCTTTATCTTAATAATGTGAATATATCATCACAAAGATTTGATTGGTCAAAGGGTTTGTCTTCATCTTTGCTTAAGCTGGAAGTTTTAAGCTTGTCAAATTGTCAACTTTCGGGCCCTTTAGATGATTCCCTTCAGAGATTACAGTCACTTTCCGAAATTCGTCTAGGTCTAAACAACTTAAGTGCTCCAGTTCCTGATTTCTTTGCAAGTTTCAAGAATCTGACAGTACTGAATCTTGGTGCTTGTAACTTGAACGGAACATTTCCTCAAAAAGTCTTCCAGCTGCAGAAACTACAGCTTCTTGATTTATCCGTTAATATGAATCTTTTTGGTTCTTTACCGGATTTTCCCATTAATGGGTCGCTTCGAAGTTTGGTACTcagtaacacaaacttttctgGCGGGATATCTGACACTATTGGAAATCTAAAGAATCTATCGAGAATTGAGCTGCCAAAGAGTAATTTCAGTGGACAGATACCGAAGTCTATGGAAAAACTCACCCGATTGGCGTACCTAGATCTGTCATCAAACAACTTTAGTGGCGAAATCCCATCATTTCAGATGTGCAAGAATCTTACCCATGTTGACCTATCAAGGAATGGTTTATCCGGTACGATCCCTTCTGTTCActttcaagatcttcaaagtcttgTTTATGTTGATTTAAGGTTCAATGCTTTTAATGGAAGCATACCTCCATCTTTGTTTTCTCTGCAACAAGTTCAAAAGATACAGCTTTCCAATAACAATTTTGATGGTTTAATTCCTAACTTTTCTAATCCGTCTGCATCTTTATTGGATACACTTGATTTAAGAAGTAACAGACTGGACGGAGAAATTCCAAAATCTTTGTTTGAACTTGGAAAGCTAAGTATcttgttattatcattaaataaaCTAAGTGGAAGCATAAGAACCATAGATTTTCAGGGTCGCTTGACCAACCTAACGACTCTCGATCTTTCATTCAATAATTTATCCATTGTTACAACCGCAAATCTCACGCTAGTGAATCGCCTTCCAAACTTTTCTTCCTTAAAGTTGGCTTCTTGCAATCTTCAAATGTTCCCTAATCTAAGAAACCAATCGAGATTGATAAATCTTGATCTTTCTAACAACAAAATTGAAGGAGAGATACCAAGCTGGATATGGAGAATTGGAAACGGAGACCTTTCCTATCTGAACCTTTCtaataaccggttaactggTATCCAAGAGCCATATCATTTTCCTGATCTTTTGGTACTCGACTTGCATTCCAATCTTCTCAGTGGGGTGATTCCGGTTCCTCCACAAACGGCTACCTTCATCGACTATTCAAAAAATCGTTTCAACTCGATTCTCCCTGCAGCCACGGGGACAAACCTCAGTGTTGCTTACTTTTTTTCGGTTTCTGACAATCTACTTACTGGGCCTATTCCGGACACCATATGCAATGCTTCCTACCTAAGGGTTCTTGATTTGTCAAACAACAATTTAAGTGGAAGGATACCAAAATGTTTATTTGAATTCGGTAGCAGTCTGGGGGTACTAAACTTGGGTAACAATAGTCTTAGTGGTCACATAGAGGGTACATTTCCAAGCACCTGTGGGCTAAACACTCTAGATTTGCATGGAAATTCTTTAGAAGGGAAGATTCCTAAATCTTTATTCAATTGCACAATGCTGGAAGTGTTGAATCTCGGGAGcaacaaaatatatgacaaGTATCCGTGTTCTTTGGGTAACAACACCAACTTGCGTGTTCTTGTTCTGAGATCCAACAGGTTATATGGAAACGTGAGTTGTGGTGAAAACCACCACAATAATTGGTCAAAGCTTCAGATTCTAGACATCGCTTCCAACAATTTAAGTGGTAAAGTTCCCACTGAAAGTTTCTCGCACTGGGCAGCTATGATGACTGATGATCTATCAAGCAAGAAGCACCTTAGTTTTAGGGTGTTACAACTTACTGAGTTCTACTATCAAGATACGGTTACAGTCACAGTCAAAGGACTCGAGGTGGAACTAGTCAAAATTCTGACACTCTTCACATCCATTGATATCTCAAGTAACCATTTTTCAGGGGAAATTCCAACCACAATTGGAAGACTCGGAGCACTTTATCTTCTCAATGTATCAAATAATGAGTTCACTGGCCCGATCCCATCATATATGGGGAATTTGAGTCAGCTAGAAGCATTAGATATGTCACGAAACAGATTAACCGGAGTGATCCCGCAGACACTCACAAGTCTCACATTCCTTTCTTCCCTTAATTTGTCATACAATCAGTTAAATGGAAGAATCCCAACAGGCAGCCAACTTCAGACCTTTGAGGAAAATTCCTACTTAGGAAACAAGGAATTATGCGGATTTCCATTGAACGTAACTTGTACTAGTCGAAACCTACCCGAACAAAATTATGAACAAACTTTTAAAGACTCGGATAACGGATATGACTGGCAGTTCATACTCACTGGGGTGGGATTTGGTTCAGGTGCAGCCATTGTTATGGGGCCTCTTATGATGTCTAAAAAAGGTCGGCATATCTGGGACGAGTACACAAACAAACTTGTAAAGATGATCTGTTTGGCTCTAGGCATCCATTACGCTAGCTGTGGTTTATTTAACGAGAACAAAGATGATGAAACCGAGACACTGGACATGTATGAAAGCACGGACGAAAGTGACTTCGAGTCAGAATACGATCAATCTAAGGGCAGATACTGTGTATTCTGTACTAAACTTGATTTCTCAAGAAAACAAGCCATACACGATACAAAATGCAGTTGCTTTGACCGATTGAATCCATTATCTACTTCTTCGTCAACTACATCGTGTTCCGAAGCAGAGTCTCCATTCACCAAACTGTGA